Proteins found in one Zea mays cultivar B73 chromosome 1, Zm-B73-REFERENCE-NAM-5.0, whole genome shotgun sequence genomic segment:
- the LOC100281818 gene encoding uncharacterized protein isoform X2 gives MVLVSDSELVERLQEVLRSSDLNTTTTAALRRRLEEDFGADLSHKKAFIREQVDLFLAEVAAKAEPQEPKEEEPEEAPVPKEEEPEELEGVEEEGEGEDEEEEEEEEEEEECEDENSSGARKKQRGNDGKKRGGGFTKLCSLSPALQEFVGASELARTEVVKKLWAYIRENNLQDQNNRRKILPDERLKKIFNVNSIDMFQMNKALTKHIWPLNSEGPVSPDRSTPKEKPQKRDRSEGKKQKGGSSGAGSGFLVPLQLSDDLVKFIGTGESMLSRSDVVKKMWDYIKGNNLQNYLEFIVIETDPVEIVDPSDRRKIICDEKLKDLFGVETFTGFTVSKLLAPHFTKTK, from the exons ATGGTGTTGGTGTCGGACTCGGAGCTGGTGGAGCGGCTGCAGGAGGTGCTGCGGTCGTCGGACCTCAACACCACGACCACCGCTGCCCTGCGCCGCCGCCTCGAGGAGGACTTCGGCGCCGACCTCTCCCACAAAAAGGCCTTCATTCGGGAGCAGGTCGACCTCTTCCTCGCCGAGGTCGCCGCCAAGGCCGAGCCGCAGGAGCCCAAGGAGGAGGAGCCCGAGGAGGCGCCGGTGCCTAAGGAGGAGGAGCCAGAGGAGCTCGAGGGGGTGGAGGAGGAGGGCGAGGGGgaggacgaagaagaagaagaggaggaggaggaggaggaggaatgCGAGGATGAGAATAGCAGCGGCGCCCGGAAGAAGCAGCG GGGTAATGATGGCAAAAAGAGGGGTGGTGGCTTTACAAAATTATGCAGTCTTTCACCGGCACTTCAAGAGTTTGTCGGCGCCTCTGAGTTAGCCAGGACAGAG GTtgtcaagaagctttgggcatatATTCGAGAAAATAATCTTCAAGACCAAAACAATAGGAGGAAGATTTTGCCGGATGAGAGATTGAAGAAGATCTTCAATGTCAATTCCATTGATATGTTTCAAATGAATAAAGCTTTGACCAAGCATATCTGGCCATTGAATTCTGAGG GTCCTGTCTCTCCTGATAGATCAACACCCAAAGAGAAGCCACAAAAGAGAGACAGGAGTGAAG GAAAGAAGCAAAAGGGTGGCTCTTCAGGAGCTGGATCTGGTTTTCTCGTGCCCCTTCAACTTTCGGATGATTTAGTAAAATTTATCGGCACTGGTGAGAGCATGTTATCACGATCTGATGTCGTGAAGAAAATGTGGGATTACATAAAAGGGAACAACCTGCAG AATTATTTGGAGTTTATAGTCATTGAGACTGATCCTGTGGAAATAGTA GATCCTTCTGACCGGAGGAAAATAATCTGCGATGAGAAGCTGAAGGACCTATTTGGAGTGGAAACATTCACCGGCTTTACTGTTTCGAAGCTGCTTGCCCCTCATTTTACCAAGACGAAGTAG
- the LOC100281818 gene encoding uncharacterized protein isoform X3: MVLVSDSELVERLQEVLRSSDLNTTTTAALRRRLEEDFGADLSHKKAFIREQVDLFLAEVAAKAEPQEPKEEEPEEAPVPKEEEPEELEGVEEEGEGEDEEEEEEEEEEEECEDENSSGARKKQRGNDGKKRGGGFTKLCSLSPALQEFVGASELARTEVVKKLWAYIRENNLQDQNNRRKILPDERLKKIFNVNSIDMFQMNKALTKHIWPLNSEGPVSPDRSTPKEKPQKRDRSEGKKQKGGSSGAGSGFLVPLQLSDDLVKFIGTGESMLSRSDVVKKMWDYIKGNNLQDPSDRRKIICDEKLKDLFGVETFTGFTVSKLLAPHFTKTK; the protein is encoded by the exons ATGGTGTTGGTGTCGGACTCGGAGCTGGTGGAGCGGCTGCAGGAGGTGCTGCGGTCGTCGGACCTCAACACCACGACCACCGCTGCCCTGCGCCGCCGCCTCGAGGAGGACTTCGGCGCCGACCTCTCCCACAAAAAGGCCTTCATTCGGGAGCAGGTCGACCTCTTCCTCGCCGAGGTCGCCGCCAAGGCCGAGCCGCAGGAGCCCAAGGAGGAGGAGCCCGAGGAGGCGCCGGTGCCTAAGGAGGAGGAGCCAGAGGAGCTCGAGGGGGTGGAGGAGGAGGGCGAGGGGgaggacgaagaagaagaagaggaggaggaggaggaggaggaatgCGAGGATGAGAATAGCAGCGGCGCCCGGAAGAAGCAGCG GGGTAATGATGGCAAAAAGAGGGGTGGTGGCTTTACAAAATTATGCAGTCTTTCACCGGCACTTCAAGAGTTTGTCGGCGCCTCTGAGTTAGCCAGGACAGAG GTtgtcaagaagctttgggcatatATTCGAGAAAATAATCTTCAAGACCAAAACAATAGGAGGAAGATTTTGCCGGATGAGAGATTGAAGAAGATCTTCAATGTCAATTCCATTGATATGTTTCAAATGAATAAAGCTTTGACCAAGCATATCTGGCCATTGAATTCTGAGG GTCCTGTCTCTCCTGATAGATCAACACCCAAAGAGAAGCCACAAAAGAGAGACAGGAGTGAAG GAAAGAAGCAAAAGGGTGGCTCTTCAGGAGCTGGATCTGGTTTTCTCGTGCCCCTTCAACTTTCGGATGATTTAGTAAAATTTATCGGCACTGGTGAGAGCATGTTATCACGATCTGATGTCGTGAAGAAAATGTGGGATTACATAAAAGGGAACAACCTGCAG GATCCTTCTGACCGGAGGAAAATAATCTGCGATGAGAAGCTGAAGGACCTATTTGGAGTGGAAACATTCACCGGCTTTACTGTTTCGAAGCTGCTTGCCCCTCATTTTACCAAGACGAAGTAG
- the LOC100281818 gene encoding uncharacterized protein isoform X1 produces MVLVSDSELVERLQEVLRSSDLNTTTTAALRRRLEEDFGADLSHKKAFIREQVDLFLAEVAAKAEPQEPKEEEPEEAPVPKEEEPEELEGVEEEGEGEDEEEEEEEEEEEECEDENSSGARKKQRGNDGKKRGGGFTKLCSLSPALQEFVGASELARTEVVKKLWAYIRENNLQDQNNRRKILPDERLKKIFNVNSIDMFQMNKALTKHIWPLNSEGPVSPDRSTPKEKPQKRDRSEGKKQKGGSSGAGSGFLVPLQLSDDLVKFIGTGESMLSRSDVVKKMWDYIKGNNLQALLFQSPSRNRLYAYPLWPIARVLNCSSNQPITVSNWKNSRALLTCYVGLLENRRERK; encoded by the exons ATGGTGTTGGTGTCGGACTCGGAGCTGGTGGAGCGGCTGCAGGAGGTGCTGCGGTCGTCGGACCTCAACACCACGACCACCGCTGCCCTGCGCCGCCGCCTCGAGGAGGACTTCGGCGCCGACCTCTCCCACAAAAAGGCCTTCATTCGGGAGCAGGTCGACCTCTTCCTCGCCGAGGTCGCCGCCAAGGCCGAGCCGCAGGAGCCCAAGGAGGAGGAGCCCGAGGAGGCGCCGGTGCCTAAGGAGGAGGAGCCAGAGGAGCTCGAGGGGGTGGAGGAGGAGGGCGAGGGGgaggacgaagaagaagaagaggaggaggaggaggaggaggaatgCGAGGATGAGAATAGCAGCGGCGCCCGGAAGAAGCAGCG GGGTAATGATGGCAAAAAGAGGGGTGGTGGCTTTACAAAATTATGCAGTCTTTCACCGGCACTTCAAGAGTTTGTCGGCGCCTCTGAGTTAGCCAGGACAGAG GTtgtcaagaagctttgggcatatATTCGAGAAAATAATCTTCAAGACCAAAACAATAGGAGGAAGATTTTGCCGGATGAGAGATTGAAGAAGATCTTCAATGTCAATTCCATTGATATGTTTCAAATGAATAAAGCTTTGACCAAGCATATCTGGCCATTGAATTCTGAGG GTCCTGTCTCTCCTGATAGATCAACACCCAAAGAGAAGCCACAAAAGAGAGACAGGAGTGAAG GAAAGAAGCAAAAGGGTGGCTCTTCAGGAGCTGGATCTGGTTTTCTCGTGCCCCTTCAACTTTCGGATGATTTAGTAAAATTTATCGGCACTGGTGAGAGCATGTTATCACGATCTGATGTCGTGAAGAAAATGTGGGATTACATAAAAGGGAACAACCTGCAG GCCCTTTTATTTCAGTCGCCTTCCAGAAATAGGCTGTATGCCTATCCACTATGGCCAATAGCCAGAGTTCTAAATTGCAGCAGCAACCAGCCAATTACTGTCAGTAACTGGAAAAATTCTAGGGCACTTTTGACATGTTATGTTGGACTTCTTGAAAACCGTCGTGAAAGAAAATAA